The following proteins are co-located in the Blastopirellula marina genome:
- a CDS encoding family 43 glycosylhydrolase has translation MYSRFSAISICTVQSAALAFLMLASLAIPATVQAEEHERTFVNPVYAGQDPYLMVGPDGAYYQAASLRSDRALAVYRSESLTDRGIHRVVFEAPDEGPYRDQFWAPEIHYLDGKWWIYTCADDGDNAKHRVVVLVAETDDPLGKYKIAAELETPAWAIDATVSKFPNGKRYCIWSGWPEGTTPDSTQHLFISEMESPTKLVGPAVDISTKMYPWETSGRPDGLNEGAQVIHRNGKTLVLYAASGSWTPDYCFGLMTLEGDDPLDASGWVKQEKPWFSRTADVYGPGHGCLITSPDGSEDWLVFHSSIDPKGSWNRCISMKQVSWNDNGLPVAGKPTSWNTPVPVPAGEPPLQAGGKLTNAFDTLDRWELLHFYNGNTLRLRDNQLSVKASADRRYGDKLILRGLEYRDLTVETRIRFDREEGTAGTIVRVTDAGIGRYNFRGYSAQLSSTGELILAKCDGNKLTVLASKEVSVTKGRWYDLRVVAQGELLEVYLDGAKQPQLSAEDATYPSGQIGVRAIDANVTFDTFSVSTTAE, from the coding sequence ATGTACTCGCGATTCTCCGCTATTTCAATATGCACTGTTCAATCGGCCGCGTTGGCCTTTTTGATGCTGGCTTCCTTAGCCATACCTGCCACGGTTCAGGCAGAAGAGCATGAGCGCACTTTTGTAAATCCCGTTTACGCCGGCCAGGATCCGTACCTGATGGTTGGTCCCGATGGTGCCTACTATCAAGCTGCCAGCCTACGTTCTGACCGCGCGCTCGCTGTTTATCGCAGTGAAAGTTTGACCGATCGTGGCATCCATCGTGTCGTATTCGAAGCTCCTGACGAAGGACCTTATCGCGACCAGTTCTGGGCGCCGGAAATTCATTACCTCGACGGGAAGTGGTGGATCTACACCTGTGCCGACGACGGCGACAACGCGAAGCATCGCGTCGTTGTTCTGGTCGCCGAAACGGATGACCCACTGGGTAAGTACAAGATCGCCGCCGAACTCGAGACACCAGCTTGGGCAATCGATGCCACCGTATCGAAATTTCCTAATGGTAAACGCTACTGCATCTGGTCAGGCTGGCCGGAAGGAACGACGCCTGATTCGACGCAGCACCTATTTATCTCGGAAATGGAATCTCCCACCAAGCTGGTCGGCCCCGCCGTCGATATTTCGACCAAGATGTACCCCTGGGAAACTTCCGGCCGTCCTGATGGTCTGAACGAAGGTGCTCAGGTCATTCACCGCAACGGCAAAACACTGGTTTTGTATGCTGCAAGTGGATCGTGGACGCCGGACTACTGCTTTGGTTTGATGACGCTGGAAGGGGACGATCCACTGGATGCTTCGGGCTGGGTAAAGCAAGAGAAGCCGTGGTTTTCAAGAACGGCGGACGTTTACGGTCCAGGGCACGGTTGCTTGATCACGTCGCCCGATGGAAGCGAGGATTGGCTTGTCTTTCACAGTTCGATCGATCCGAAGGGCTCGTGGAATCGCTGCATTAGCATGAAACAAGTTAGCTGGAATGACAATGGTTTGCCTGTAGCAGGCAAGCCAACATCATGGAACACACCAGTCCCTGTCCCAGCTGGTGAACCACCACTGCAGGCGGGCGGGAAGTTGACCAATGCCTTCGATACGCTCGATCGTTGGGAACTTTTACACTTCTACAATGGAAACACTCTCCGGCTTCGTGATAATCAACTTAGCGTGAAGGCCAGTGCCGATCGTCGCTATGGTGATAAGCTTATCCTCCGTGGGCTAGAGTACCGCGACTTGACGGTCGAGACACGTATTCGCTTTGATCGTGAAGAAGGAACGGCAGGGACAATCGTCCGCGTGACCGATGCTGGCATTGGTCGATATAACTTCCGTGGCTACAGTGCGCAACTGAGTTCGACCGGCGAACTGATTCTAGCCAAATGTGACGGCAACAAGCTCACAGTCCTCGCCAGCAAAGAAGTGTCAGTCACCAAGGGTCGCTGGTACGATCTTCGTGTCGTGGCCCAAGGAGAACTTCTGGAAGTTTACCTCGACGGAGCAAAGCAGCCGCAGCTTTCGGCGGAAGACGCGACCTATCCTAGTGGTCAAATTGGCGTGCGAGCGATCGATGCCAACGTGACGTTCGATACTTTTTCGGTAAGCACCACGGCTGAGTAA
- a CDS encoding glycerophosphodiester phosphodiesterase: MSQLSSEVVRSLAASWRTLVATDLLYKLLAFILLTPLLGSLFRLMLAFFGNDVLSDTDIVLFFLGPAGWLCLLVVGTLWLAIVVIEQSSLLGVIAAKEAGTKLTPIGALQFAASHGVSILRLTLRLIIIIVLAIVPFLAIAGAVYFSLLGEYDINYYLKENPPVFRIAVGIGIVLAVGLAGLLLWLVASFLFALPLVLFENVSPVEALKQSRIRAHGFRKPLLAALVLWSVAVLAVSTFASTLLGWIWHYLVPDSTSSLQWLVVSIGVGLLCLSLINLACNLFGTTTFAAMLFTCYQKLGAGDQRNLAEVFSHPPGDDSALRITRLRLASAAIVGVLIAIFIGIGSLESVRLEDDVQIMAHRGASSVAPENTMAAFRQAIEEGADWIELDVQETADGEVIVYHDSDFMRLAKNPLKVWDATMEDLADIDIGSWYGPEFSDQRVPTLAEVLEECKGKIKVNIELKYYGHDQKLEQRVADIVDQQDMASQVMAMSLKREGVAKMKAIRPDWKVGLLMSVATGNMKKLEADFLAVNASFADAVMIQSAEDNGKDVYVWTVDDAPTMSTMISRGVKGLLTNKPALARSVLKQRAEMSAPQRLLLEFTSLLGIPPSIKEQ, encoded by the coding sequence ATGAGCCAATTGTCTTCCGAGGTCGTTCGCAGTCTTGCTGCGAGTTGGCGAACGCTTGTCGCGACCGATCTGCTTTACAAACTGCTCGCGTTCATTTTGCTGACGCCGCTCTTGGGTAGTCTATTCCGACTTATGTTGGCGTTCTTTGGGAACGATGTTCTCTCTGATACCGACATCGTTCTCTTTTTCCTAGGCCCAGCCGGATGGCTTTGCCTGCTGGTGGTGGGAACCTTGTGGCTGGCAATCGTAGTCATCGAGCAAAGCTCGCTATTAGGCGTGATCGCTGCCAAGGAAGCTGGCACCAAGCTGACACCGATCGGAGCTCTCCAATTCGCGGCTAGTCACGGCGTGTCGATACTACGTCTTACGCTGCGACTAATCATCATCATTGTGCTGGCGATCGTTCCCTTCCTGGCAATCGCCGGGGCAGTTTACTTTTCACTGCTAGGCGAATATGACATCAACTATTACTTGAAAGAGAACCCACCTGTTTTTCGCATCGCCGTAGGAATTGGAATCGTCTTAGCGGTCGGTCTAGCAGGTCTGTTATTGTGGCTTGTCGCCAGTTTTCTGTTTGCACTTCCGTTGGTCCTTTTTGAAAACGTCAGCCCGGTCGAAGCGCTCAAGCAAAGTCGAATTCGGGCCCACGGTTTCCGTAAGCCTCTGCTCGCAGCGTTAGTCCTATGGAGCGTGGCAGTCCTGGCCGTGTCGACCTTCGCGTCGACGCTTCTCGGCTGGATCTGGCACTACCTGGTACCCGACTCGACCTCGTCACTCCAGTGGCTCGTTGTTTCGATTGGGGTCGGGCTGTTATGCCTTTCGTTGATCAATCTCGCGTGTAACCTGTTCGGCACAACGACATTCGCCGCGATGCTGTTTACTTGCTATCAAAAGCTCGGGGCAGGGGACCAGCGGAATCTTGCGGAGGTCTTCTCGCATCCCCCTGGTGATGACTCGGCATTACGAATCACGCGTCTTCGGCTGGCTAGTGCAGCGATCGTTGGTGTGCTGATCGCTATCTTTATCGGAATTGGTAGCCTCGAAAGCGTTCGCCTGGAGGACGACGTTCAGATCATGGCGCATCGCGGGGCTTCAAGTGTTGCTCCCGAGAACACGATGGCAGCGTTCCGTCAGGCGATTGAAGAAGGTGCCGACTGGATTGAACTCGACGTGCAAGAAACGGCCGATGGTGAGGTCATCGTTTATCACGATAGCGACTTCATGCGATTGGCAAAGAATCCGTTGAAGGTTTGGGATGCCACAATGGAGGATCTTGCCGACATCGACATCGGTAGTTGGTATGGCCCAGAGTTCAGTGACCAACGCGTACCCACTTTGGCCGAAGTGCTCGAAGAGTGCAAAGGGAAAATCAAAGTCAATATCGAGCTGAAGTATTACGGTCACGATCAAAAATTGGAACAACGCGTGGCTGATATCGTCGACCAGCAAGACATGGCCTCGCAGGTCATGGCCATGTCACTCAAACGGGAAGGGGTCGCCAAGATGAAAGCGATTCGCCCCGACTGGAAGGTAGGGCTGCTCATGTCCGTAGCAACGGGCAATATGAAAAAACTGGAAGCCGACTTCCTGGCCGTGAATGCCAGCTTCGCCGATGCCGTGATGATTCAAAGTGCCGAAGACAACGGCAAAGACGTTTACGTCTGGACAGTCGATGATGCCCCCACGATGTCGACGATGATCAGCCGTGGCGTGAAGGGGCTACTTACTAATAAGCCGGCACTGGCACGCTCGGTTTTGAAACAGCGAGCCGAAATGAGTGCTCCGCAGCGATTACTCTTGGAGTTTACCAGCCTGCTCGGAATCCCTCCTTCGATCAAAGAGCAATAG
- a CDS encoding sulfatase → MPRLTTLFTTFCLLIAAVGSTLAADKPNVLLVLTDDQAPWAFATAVKAGEFPDVPVPFTPNFDRLATEGARFTNFFCTTPVCSPARASLWTGRYASELGIPDFIPQPGHKLYDPKSPVALDPNATTTLAEMMKSAGYHTGLVGKWHLGDWTAEGNEHFHPTKHGFDYFMGLTGGGTTPDNPTLEEDGQIREFEGLTTDILTDRAVDFIRQNQNQPFFLCLATRAPHGRWLPVAEEDWQPYAKMDPTIPAFPGLNVKNVKKMMREYLASTSGVDRNLGRLLDTLDETHLADETIVIVTSDHGFNMGHNGIWHKGNGIWATIKRPPGEWHNGTRVISDKYRPNLYDNSLRVPMVIRWPEKVAPGSVITRSATSLDLFPTLSQIVGYTPKEKLAGRSLVPLLTGLTPETWNDDVYSEYDMIHYAVASMRSYRTPNYKLIRDSHNKDRDEFYDLKNDPGESNNLIRNPDPQIQAEIKRLDEKLQTHLADRAKK, encoded by the coding sequence ATGCCTCGACTTACCACGCTTTTTACAACCTTTTGCCTCTTGATTGCCGCCGTCGGTTCGACACTGGCTGCAGACAAACCGAATGTGCTTCTGGTGCTGACCGACGATCAAGCACCTTGGGCTTTTGCTACTGCCGTTAAAGCAGGCGAGTTCCCCGACGTGCCGGTTCCCTTCACGCCCAACTTCGACCGCCTAGCCACCGAAGGTGCGCGTTTTACGAACTTCTTTTGCACGACTCCGGTTTGCAGTCCCGCACGCGCTTCGCTGTGGACTGGCCGTTACGCGAGTGAGCTCGGCATTCCGGATTTCATCCCACAACCTGGACACAAGCTGTACGATCCTAAGTCACCCGTCGCACTTGATCCCAATGCTACGACCACCCTGGCCGAGATGATGAAGTCGGCCGGGTATCACACCGGTCTGGTGGGCAAGTGGCATCTCGGGGATTGGACAGCCGAGGGAAACGAGCATTTCCATCCGACCAAGCACGGCTTTGATTACTTTATGGGGCTGACCGGTGGTGGCACCACGCCTGACAATCCAACGCTGGAGGAAGACGGACAGATCCGTGAGTTCGAAGGACTCACCACCGACATCCTGACTGATCGAGCAGTCGATTTCATCAGGCAGAATCAGAACCAGCCGTTCTTCCTGTGCCTGGCCACCAGAGCTCCGCATGGCAGGTGGTTACCCGTCGCGGAGGAAGACTGGCAGCCGTATGCCAAGATGGATCCAACCATTCCCGCATTCCCCGGGCTGAACGTCAAGAATGTCAAAAAGATGATGCGCGAGTACTTAGCCAGCACATCGGGTGTCGACCGCAATTTAGGCCGATTGCTCGATACACTCGACGAGACTCACTTGGCAGATGAAACGATTGTCATCGTCACGTCGGACCATGGCTTCAATATGGGGCATAACGGAATCTGGCACAAAGGAAATGGAATTTGGGCCACCATCAAGCGTCCACCAGGAGAATGGCATAACGGCACACGAGTAATCTCGGACAAGTATCGCCCAAACCTTTACGACAACTCGCTTCGCGTGCCAATGGTGATTCGTTGGCCAGAGAAAGTCGCCCCTGGTTCCGTCATTACAAGGTCGGCAACAAGTTTGGATCTCTTTCCGACGTTATCGCAAATCGTCGGCTACACGCCAAAGGAAAAGCTGGCAGGAAGAAGCCTCGTGCCCCTCCTCACAGGACTGACTCCCGAAACGTGGAACGACGATGTCTATTCTGAATACGACATGATCCACTATGCGGTCGCCTCGATGCGTAGTTATCGCACGCCAAACTACAAGTTAATTCGTGATTCACACAATAAAGATCGCGATGAGTTTTACGATCTAAAGAACGATCCGGGCGAATCCAACAATTTGATTCGAAATCCTGATCCGCAGATTCAAGCCGAAATCAAACGTCTCGACGAGAAGTTACAAACTCACTTAGCCGATCGCGCAAAGAAGTAG